The proteins below are encoded in one region of Leptotrichia sp. oral taxon 218:
- a CDS encoding YifB family Mg chelatase-like AAA ATPase: MAISLFSCSYFGIDTYIVEVEVDLSRGLPVFNIVGMGDQAISESKERIRSCFKNMEFEFPVRRVLVNLSPANIKKKGSHFDLSIFLGILANIGKIPNVEIFKNYLILGEISLNGKIKSVTGAINAAILAKEKNFLGVIVPFENYNEAKLISGVEIVPVQNIQEVLDFFEKEISVEELCKNADEKNIEISKNKNDEIKEKDSQNEDEKIDFCDVKGQFLAKRALEIAAAGGHNVFLIGDPGSGKSMLAKRFTTILPEMTEEEIIETTKIYSISGLLSEKDPIITKRPFRAPHYSATEVALAGGATRVGEITLALNGVLFLDEVGEFEGKTLETLRQPLEDGKIVISRANFTMTYPVKSITITASNPTPSGYFPDNPLCHDSPLDIKRYQKKFSGPLLDRMDLYVEMRQLKKEELFCETLSEKSEVIQRRVIKAREIQKKRFKSNMLNYAMTKRQINKYCKIDKKTQEIMKEAVDNLKLSARMFDKLLKVSRTIADLAGEENIKKEHLLEALNYRKK, encoded by the coding sequence ATGGCTATAAGTTTATTTAGTTGTAGCTATTTTGGAATAGATACATATATTGTGGAAGTGGAAGTCGATTTGTCACGAGGACTTCCTGTGTTTAATATTGTTGGAATGGGGGATCAGGCAATTTCTGAGAGCAAGGAGAGAATTAGAAGCTGCTTTAAAAATATGGAATTTGAGTTTCCAGTCAGAAGAGTTCTTGTAAATTTGTCTCCAGCAAATATTAAAAAAAAAGGAAGTCATTTTGATTTAAGTATTTTTTTAGGAATACTTGCAAATATTGGGAAAATTCCAAATGTTGAAATTTTTAAAAATTATTTGATTTTGGGAGAAATTTCTTTAAATGGTAAAATAAAATCGGTGACTGGAGCAATAAATGCGGCTATTTTGGCAAAAGAAAAAAATTTTTTAGGAGTGATTGTACCATTTGAAAATTACAATGAAGCTAAACTTATTTCGGGAGTTGAAATAGTTCCTGTGCAAAATATACAAGAAGTTTTAGATTTTTTTGAAAAAGAAATAAGTGTGGAAGAATTATGTAAAAATGCGGATGAAAAAAATATTGAGATTTCAAAAAATAAAAATGATGAAATAAAAGAAAAAGATTCTCAGAATGAAGATGAAAAGATAGACTTTTGCGATGTAAAAGGTCAGTTTTTAGCAAAAAGAGCGCTGGAAATTGCCGCTGCTGGAGGACATAATGTATTTTTAATAGGAGATCCTGGTTCAGGAAAGTCAATGCTTGCAAAAAGATTTACGACGATACTTCCCGAGATGACAGAAGAAGAAATAATTGAAACTACAAAAATTTACAGCATTTCAGGACTTTTGAGTGAAAAAGATCCCATAATTACGAAAAGACCTTTTCGTGCGCCACATTATTCAGCTACAGAAGTGGCACTTGCGGGAGGTGCAACAAGAGTTGGAGAAATAACTTTGGCGTTAAATGGAGTGCTATTTTTAGATGAAGTTGGAGAATTCGAGGGAAAGACACTAGAAACTTTGCGTCAGCCTTTAGAAGATGGGAAAATAGTTATTTCCAGAGCAAATTTTACGATGACATATCCTGTGAAAAGTATAACAATCACAGCTTCAAATCCTACGCCAAGTGGATATTTTCCTGATAATCCGCTTTGCCACGACAGTCCTTTGGATATAAAAAGATACCAAAAAAAATTTTCAGGACCACTTTTGGACAGAATGGATTTGTATGTAGAAATGCGCCAATTGAAAAAGGAAGAGCTATTTTGTGAAACTTTATCAGAAAAATCTGAAGTTATTCAAAGAAGAGTAATTAAAGCCAGAGAAATTCAAAAAAAGCGATTTAAATCAAATATGTTAAATTATGCAATGACCAAAAGACAAATAAATAAATATTGCAAAATTGACAAAAAAACTCAGGAAATAATGAAAGAAGCGGTTGATAACTTAAAGTTGTCAGCAAGAATGTTTGACAAATTATTAAAAGTTTCACGAACGATTGCTGATCTTGCGGGAGAAGAAAATATAAAAAAAGAGCATTTATTAGAAGCACTTAATTATCGAAAAAAATAA
- a CDS encoding cob(I)yrinic acid a,c-diamide adenosyltransferase, whose translation MKIYTKYGDKGFTKLYGGKKVSKNSSRVDAYGTADEVFSMLGVIVAKMRNMAELEEILRECEKIQQQLFDCGSDLATPDKLREYKQTSEDVSWLESLIDKYIPQMPKLESFIIPGGSEISSLFHLLRANTRKLERKMVKVFEENEDINEYGLQYINRLSDYFFVVACISNVKMGVKEVIYKKGSKVFK comes from the coding sequence ATGAAAATTTATACAAAATACGGAGATAAAGGATTTACAAAATTATATGGTGGAAAAAAAGTTAGTAAAAATAGCAGCCGTGTCGATGCTTATGGAACTGCAGATGAAGTTTTTTCAATGCTTGGAGTGATTGTTGCAAAAATGAGAAATATGGCTGAGTTGGAAGAAATTTTAAGAGAATGCGAGAAGATACAGCAGCAATTATTTGACTGTGGAAGTGATTTGGCGACACCTGATAAACTTAGAGAATATAAGCAGACAAGTGAAGATGTGAGCTGGCTTGAGAGTTTAATAGATAAGTATATTCCGCAAATGCCTAAACTAGAGAGTTTTATAATTCCTGGCGGCAGTGAAATTTCAAGTTTGTTTCATTTGCTTCGTGCTAACACAAGAAAGCTGGAGAGAAAAATGGTAAAAGTTTTCGAAGAAAATGAAGATATAAACGAATATGGATTACAATATATCAATAGATTATCAGATTATTTTTTTGTAGTTGCTTGTATTTCAAATGTAAAAATGGGTGTTAAAGAAGTTATTTATAAAAAAGGTTCAAAAGTATTTAAGTAA